CCTCCCCAAAAAGGGTTCGGACCGGAGGTTCCCCCGACCGGCACCGTCCCCGCCGGCGGCCGGCATCGCTTTCTACGCGTCGCGCATCGGGCGGCGGAGAACCATGCCGAACTACGTGTTCTTGGTGCAATTGACCGATCAGGGGATTCACACGGTGAAGGACTCACCCAAGCGGGCCAATGATTTCGAGCGTGCGATCACCGCGGCCGGGGGCAAGGTGACCACGATCCTGCATACCATGGGGATCTACGACGCGGTGGTCACCGCGGAACTCCCTTCGGACGAGGTGGCGAACCGCCTCGCGCTCGGAGTCGGGCTGAGCGGAGCCGCGCGGACCATCACGCTCAAGGGCTGGACCGACGCCGAGTTCCGTCAGCTGGTGGAGAAGCTCTGAGCCGGCCCCGGGGCCTCGAGAACCCCGTGCGCCGAAGGCGTCGGAGCGGGGAATGGAAGCCCCCGACGGCGCGGGCGCGAACTCGGACGACGGGCCGGGGCGCCGGCCGCTACTTCGATAAGGCCCTAGTCTCCTAGCGGGGTTCGTAGCCGGGCGAGTTCATGCCGGGGAAGACCGCCGTAATCTCGAAGACGCCATTTCGGGTCACCTTCGCGGGTGGGGGCACCGACCTCCCGGAGTACTACCGGAAGTTCGGGGGCGGCGCCTGCGTCGCAGGATCGATCAACAAAGGTATCTACGTCATGGTCGCGGAGAATTTCGTACCCTCCGAGATCCGCGTCAGTTACAGGGTCACCGAGGACGCCCGGCAGAGCATCGACGAGATCGCCCACAGCTCGATCCGGGAAGCGATGCGCCTGCTCCAGATCCCGAGCGGGATCCAGGTCATCACGGCGACCCAAATGCCCTCCCGCGGCACCGGGATCGGTTCCAGCAGCAGTTGTGCGGTCGGGGTCCTGAACGCGCTCCACTCCTGGCGGGGCGACCGCGTGGGCCCTCGGCAACTGGCGCGCGAGGCGGTCCGGATCGAACGCGAGATCCTTCACGAGCCGGGCGGAGTCCAGGACCAGTACACGGCGGCCTACGGCGGCCTGAATCTCATCCGGGTGGACCGGGACGACACGGTCTCGGTTCAGAGCCTGCAGGTGGACCACGACGCGCTCGAGACCCTGAACCAGAGCCTGATGCTCTTCTTCACGGGGGTCGAGCGACCCTCGTCGGCCATCCATGCGCATCAGGCGAATGCCGTCGAGAGTCATCTCGACGAGTACCGAACGATGAAGGATCTCGCCCTCCAGACCGCCGCGGCCATCGAGAAGCTTGATCTTCCCGAGATCGGCCGGCTGATGGAGGAGAACTGGGAGCTC
The window above is part of the Thermoplasmata archaeon genome. Proteins encoded here:
- a CDS encoding GYD domain-containing protein, producing MPNYVFLVQLTDQGIHTVKDSPKRANDFERAITAAGGKVTTILHTMGIYDAVVTAELPSDEVANRLALGVGLSGAARTITLKGWTDAEFRQLVEKL
- a CDS encoding kinase, which codes for MPGKTAVISKTPFRVTFAGGGTDLPEYYRKFGGGACVAGSINKGIYVMVAENFVPSEIRVSYRVTEDARQSIDEIAHSSIREAMRLLQIPSGIQVITATQMPSRGTGIGSSSSCAVGVLNALHSWRGDRVGPRQLAREAVRIEREILHEPGGVQDQYTAAYGGLNLIRVDRDDTVSVQSLQVDHDALETLNQSLMLFFTGVERPSSAIHAHQANAVESHLDEYRTMKDLALQTAAAIEKLDLPEIGRLMEENWELKRRLSEGVTSPTIDEWCAVAKRNGAFGGKLMGAGGGGFLFFVVPPERQHDVQHALGSLGLMRKPIRLDIRGSSLVFEE